The Daphnia magna isolate NIES linkage group LG3, ASM2063170v1.1, whole genome shotgun sequence genomic interval TGTTCACCTGAAATCCTTCTTTcgtgccttttctttttaagtagaCATTcaccaagaaatgaaaagattatTATACATAAATTTAAGACAAATAGTAACacagtattattatttatgaatgataaatatttggaaaattttgCCACACTGAATGTCTGCTCTGCTTTCCACGAACAAAACGTCAACTTAGCTCCGCCCACAACTCCTCCCATTCAACACAGAAAACGCTGCCAATCAACCCCACAAGTGTCTGGTCCAATTAACCCCAAAATTTCTttgacaaaaaaatacaaatttctATAAGAATAGGACACTCAGTATAATTACAATTAGTATAGAAAAATGTAGAATAACATTTTCTACAAGTGCtactatttttaattttttctcttaattacacagaaaaactatcttaaaaataattaaaaaaaaatttaacaattttagatacctgtttttaaaatttagttCTAACTTAACAATAAAAGCGTTTCAACTTACGAAAATTCATCCCCTCAAGTTATTTGGAATTTGAAACAAGGCtgtacaaatacaaaatttttttttaacaactgGTTTTTGCAAAGCATGCAAAATCCATTCAACCCCAAAATCAAAgcagccccggtctcccctacttaTAATACTATAGTTGTGGGCCTTACTTATTTCAACAATGAATGTGGATATAGACCCTACTGGCTTCCTAGTTGGCATCTACCTAGTTATGCTTGCAGCACTGGCGATATTCGAAAAGTAATTTTCGTATTTATTTTCGATTGCGTATTTGTGTGTTGCAATacaaattcatttatttgacACTTGGTCGCAAAAAACCCGAGAGCCTACCGACCGTAGCTCTTACTCTTACGACTCTTCAGCGGCAACTGGCGCGAAAAATGAGTGAGGGCGCAATTTATAGGGATACAATGGGGGGCGTGGCTTAATCGGAATAATTTCGGCGCTGAGTGCATGCCCGCGCATTCTAGCGGTCGAAATAACAATTACATACAGTTTATAAATGACATATTATAACATAATGAAGCAATGCCAGACtgagaggcaattcacatttACCCTTGCTCAATTCCTCAGCTTAACTCTCTGTTACATATGTAATAccatagcccactggatgtaatagttcaagcctgaagtctagaactgtaaaagtgactcacccctccggcgatgggaggagcttattctcgaatggacactagcaccaccaccaaagattcttggaacttcattgaacaatcgttaacaaaacaaaaaacaaacaaaacagttagttgtcgttttagcgttttgatgttaaagtttttttttttttttgaaagtgttgaaattgaagacaaaagttacgggtttggaatatttttcattgcaagtcttctcctgtttaattgaataacaaggatataagtaaacaaaaattattaagcatcaattttatcttgtgttaattatttattattattatttgtattaATTGCTAAACGTCAAATTACGAAAAGGCCCTGTAttatcaagaataaaaaattttcaatccaaaaagactaattatgattcttattagtagtagagttatcttattagttatatcatATATTTCAGGTATAGcatagctgagtggttaacGCGAATAACAAGTGCATTAAATGAGAATTGGTATTAGGTTCAGACCCTATCtgattctttccttttttttcagtgttagcaccattttatacaatatttacattaaataaacgaaaatttcaaaaaataattacattgcatttgtattcatacaacaaagaaaaaatttgaaaataaacgtaaaacacaattgttatatatttagcgaagtatttgtaaaaacggcatgtttatattttgaaaaatgttgttcttcgaCACCAGTAGAACGCGCTAAAATCCTttccaagttggaaaaaaggaggtagggagtgcgtcaaaacgattgaacgggCAAGATAGGGAAGCTCCAGGCTTtaactattacatccagtgggctatgtTACTAGTGGCTGGCTGGCATGgtagtagggctcggccccggttctcaaAAACCCGGGTTACCCACGGATCGTCGCCAAGAATAGTTGCCGATGGGTGATCCGGGTAGCCTATTTGCCAaaatgggtaggctgggcggatttgatgggcaaaccgggtatacccaccgccatcttggaaaatggtggCTTGCAAAGCGcaaagttaaattaaaagggacattagaaaaaaaaaagtttttgtgaCGGAAATTCAAAGCGCGTGACTGGGTTTCAGGGAAATACCAGGGTAATCAGGTAGGAAATCGGGGCtaaccgggttttgaaaccgggtaatggaaacggttttcgaaattgtgttacccacatgaaAACCAGGTAGGTAGTGGCACAAAGTCTcaagaaccgttacccaccggatccaatttttttgccgagaagacctacccattggacacatTCTTATGTTTTgttcacattctaatcggggacaccgctaaccATCACTGATataaatgaatcggggaagttcagTGCggggatttttgttttcagtgcgAATGGTCAGTGTTCTGTCAAATAAAAccttcgaataaaatttcgaatagaataaagcaaaaattcgaatatttattcgttattcgtcgaATAATAATTtccttattcgtattcgttatagaccaagatcggatgctgagttgccaaggctgaattccgacctggggtatttttcctctcgggccctataggagggaaatgaaaaataatatatttaattaagttgtagttagttttattgcaaaatcttttggaatcgtgtactatacctctgtgctgatataatacaaaaaattttatctccaaaaaagctgttatttttccaggaaactttttgaaaggtacttgtttacctttccacaacacatcccccccctccccgtattacaactgtagaacaagaagcagacgtttttctaagtaaatttctttttccttatgaataaatcctttagcataatcagataacttaaaaagactaattgtgtcaaataactcattactgacatcacaaaatacactactcatgacataaaaaacgaaaacagtttgacactacagtcactagtcacagtcaatcactttacgtctgctacggtacattgtaaacaagtacctttcaaaaagtttcctggaaaaataacagcttttttggagataaaattttgtgtattatatcagcacagaggtatagtacacgattccaaaagattttgtaataaaactaactacaacttaattaaatatattatttttcatttccctcctatagggcccgagaggaaaaataccccaggtcggaattcagccttggcaactcagcatccgatcttggtctattcTTATTCGATGTAACTCCAAACTGTATaatttcgaatacaatttcgaatatggAACGCCGTTTctgccactttttttttataacgttgcccaattttttttataatgaaacatttttttaaataatgaaacacttttttttataacgttgccaaaaattttttataatggaacaatttttttttttataatgaaacacttttttttataacgttgccaaagtttttttataatgagacactttttttttataatgaaaaattttttgtttaacgtTTTATGGGGGTACCACTGAAGAGTCCCTCTGGTGGCCAGATTTTGTCTTCAGCTGATGATTTGTCATTGGAAAGTGACAACAGCTTTCTTGAACTGTCCATTGGGTATCAAGAAATCCATTCGGACATGGTTGTCATGCAAGAGCAACTACGTGTTGTTCGTCAAGAACGGGACGAGTATTTGCAACAAAGAAACAATCTCATTGATCAGCAAAATCAATCAATGCAGGATTGTGTAATTGAAAAAGCTAAACCTGCAACGTCTGCTGAACAACAAGCTAGGCCATCAAAAAGTGGTTATAGAAGAAATCATGTTGACGTGCCCAGCAGCAGTGAAGAAAGTTAGTCAGAAGAACTACAAccaaaaaaagcaaaatttaaCCTACCTTTGAAATTTGTACCATCCAAATTTTCTACGCCTTTCCATTCTCCAAAGGCAGAACTACAATttagaatgaagaaaaacaaaggtaATTATcagttttgttgtttaatATTGTTTGGTTATCCTTATAACTAAAACTAAACAATGTGTCAACTTCCAATTTTTAGCATTTTTGTCTAATGGAAAATTGTATACCATCACACTTTGTGGTGTCCCTGATCTGTTGAAGACACCGGAGCCTCAAGAACTTGGAGCTTTGGCACTTATAGGACTGGGTCAGAAGAAGGATATCAGCATTCCTGATGGTAACGGTGAATGTATATACAAATTTTTAGCAAGGTAgctatttttggtttttatcaATACTTCAAtaggaaataattttttttctcgtatCCTTTAGACTGTTCAAGCCTCTTTTAACGTATTTTAGTATCGAAAATGCGTATTTATCAGTATGCAGTCCTAAACCAGGCAGTGGTGGCGGCCTTAAGCAAAAACTGTTTATTTTTGATCCCCTTTCTGGACCAAATTCTGAAGAATTCAAGGTAGATATATTTTACAAATATGGATTTTATCATGTACCGGCAAAATTCCCTAATTTGGAAATATTTGTAGgcgattgaaaagaaaatatttttggtACCATTTAACGCCAACTTCGATTACGTTCCCCCAAAGCCGCCGACCGTTAAATGTAATGTTTGCGAAGAATTGGTTGACCCAATGGTTATGGCCTTGCATAAAGCAAGTTGCGATACGGGTGCAAATGGCagtgatttttacttctacgaAGAAGAGGAGTAGTTTGTTCTAATATCCCAAAGGGCACAATTATGGATGTAAATCAGAAACTCCTTTCCAAGGGTTTTCCAATGCACCCGtaaatattgttttgtttccgttCGCCAAATCGAAAGAAAATTCAGACCATCACAAGTCCATGTGGGAGTTTTTAATCTTACAAATCCAGATGTGTGATGTAACGTGATATAACGTGATATAACGTGATATAACGTGTGTGTTTGTTCATTCatgtttaatttatttaaaaaagaaaatttcaaagcCTTACCTGACAGTGTGTACCAATAAGCTGATCCAGCCGGGCTGCTTCGTCGTTGGAAAGAAGACGGGAAGGATAATTCCTTTGAGATCTGAATCGCATTGCCATCCTGAAATGAACTTGTTGAATTTCGtgctttcttcttcaatttatGTAGTAATTACATGAACTATTAATATGTTGCTAGCTTCCAAGTCGGCCACAAATGGCTGTTTACGCCCTTGTTGTAATATCTGGCTCAATTTTATATTGAAATGCAATCGAGTCATTATCAAGAAAGATAAGCGTTGACATATACGTGATACGTCATCTTCCAGCTACTTGTgtcattttgtttacatgaaCCTTTGGCAAGCAACAAAATAAACGGAATGTGATATCAACAATACATGCCCTGTATTATCTTTACGACATTTTCTTCGTTGATCtcacacaacaacaatttcaaatcCACTGCTCTTACGAGATTTATCAGTTAGGggaattttgaattaaaagcTTTGCGtcttcatgaaaaaaaaagatgacgaaACTAGCGCTTTTCACACAAGTGAGAAACTGAGTCAAGTAGGATAAAAACCATTGAGATTCGTTTCGCTTCGATTGATATTGTGCGGGcaacaaaacacaacaagAATTCTCGTACTATTACGTATAACATGTCTTTCGCCCACTTCTTTTTCTGCACGTTAGACGCCTGAGGATCTGCGTGCATTCTTTTCACTAGAGTTTTCAGGTTCTTGGCTTAAACCTTACGAGGGACAGGGTATTCCCCGCCTGTAATGTTTCTTATACACGCTGCGCATCCTAACAGACTTGTTGCAAGTTCCAGCCAAAAGCAATACGAACGCAGCTGCAATTTCAGCTCCCTATTCTGGAAAAAAGGCGATCATCATGTTATGGCTGGCTACAGCTAGAATTAAACAGCCTTTCAGTTGCATCGAGTTCGACCCCATCGATGCTCCAGCGCAGGCGGTTCTTGTGCAATTCCATCTTCGTGAATACTTTAGTTGAAAACATTTCGCTGAAGCAAAAACAAAGTTACGACATGTTTCTAGTTATTTTTGGCTTAGTAGTGACAGtcgctttcttcttttacttaAAATGGGAAACGTCGTTGTACGTGAGGACCATCGATCTTATCTCCGGTCCCCCAAAAGTGCCATTGTTTGGTAACGCGTTATCTATTACCCTCGACACATACGGTAAGAACAGAATTGATCCGTTCTCTGTATCAGCTGTTTACAAATTCTAATGGTATAATGTGATTTTTAAAAGTACTCTAACAGCTATTGTTTTCAACACCTTCGTAGTACGACGTGAAAATCgtagaaaactttttttaaaaagtggaTTAGAGACAagcgccttttttttcttttttctatccGCGTCTGTCACAAACAATCCGGCTATTCCGTTTGCTCCAACCAGTTCAAAGCGGCCGCGTCCTCATTTTGTAACCTCTCATCTTCTAACTTGTATCAGGGCCTTTAGCTTCGATGTCAAATTCCAGTTAGGGTAGACTAGCCGGTTTATCAGTTTCCTGTAGGCACATAAAGTCTAGCGTCGCGTCAATCACACCCACACGAAACAGTCGCTACACAACTTGATCAAATGGACGGGGCAAAAACTAAATATTTAGGGCTCGTACGCAAAGCATCTAGAAAGTAAAACAGACTTGCTGTTGCATCAGGCGTGACCTCCTTGTTTGATAAGCGGTTACCAGTGACGCAATGAATGATGGATCGGTTTGATAACAGGCTCTGTTATGTAGTGTTAGCTCTTTCAGCTAGTATATTTTGCCACGAACGTATATCTCAAATTGCGCAGTTTTCACACAATCGCAATTAGCAAATTACTGGATAATTAGCCGGTTGTTGCGCATGGGGattgtggttttttttttgcgcgaAGCAGTTGGAACAAACTTGTCTGATAACATGACCTCTATCGTCTATCCAACTGTTTTGAAACTTTAGTTTTGACATTCCCTTAAAGCCAACAAGAGACATTCCAGCTGCTTTGTGCAACAAACGAAAGCCACATCGCAATCTACTCGTCAGtaacaacaatttaaaaaaacgatcGTGAATTCAAGCTTATATTTTTGCAACACAATCCCAAAAAACGCAGATTTTATCGAGTCTAATTTTTTCCACTTAAACATACAGTAATAatcattcactttgaacgcttgtgcgttttaccataagcgcccgtgttaaaagcgcacGACTCCGACCCGCTTATTCTGGTCAAACGtataagctatttcttatacatttatatcgcttaatagctaaaaatattttctatttattggtgagattgaaaaaattttctaattgctggtttttccgtcaaagaaaaacccagctatctttgaacatggtgtttcttacatgttagcttatggagaaagggtgtttttatttatttaattgtacacaaacggcttgaaccatttgcatgccgtttgttggcattgatgcGGATTTCATTCCTCTTTAGATACTAGAAATCCCCTGGTACTAACTTATGAAATGAattccctgaattaattttttgtcgacacatgtgtaattttaagcgaatcggcgcggtgtcccccctctggcatactcccagtaccaccctctactttgtacttacaagcgcgcgctgaacaaaggttcagcgggtggtactgggagtatgccagaggggggacaccgcgccgattcgcttaaaattCATGCACTTGTTATTCGTgttaaccactcagctatgCTATACCTGAAATATatgatataactaataagataactctactactaataagaatcataattagtctttttggattgaaaattttttattcttgataaTACAGGGCCTTTTCGTAATTTGACGTTTAGCAATtaatacaaataataataataaataattaacacaagataaaattgatgcttaataatttttgtttacttatatccttgttattcaattaaacaggagaagacttgcaatgaaaaatattccaaacccgtaacttttgtcttcaatttcaacactttcaaaaaaaaaaaagaactctaacatcaaaacgctaaaacgacaactaactgttttgtttgttttttgttttgttaacgattgttcaatgaagttccaagaatctttgttggtggtgctagtgtccattcgagaataagctcctcccatcgCCGGAGTGGTGAGTCACTTTTACAGTTCTAGCACGATGTACCAGGAGAGGTGGGCAGACGCGAGAGGAAAGAACTGTGCCAAGTTTCAGTTCTTATTCTCACTTCTGCCGCTAGGTTCTCTAGTGTGAGTGGCCCTCAAATCTAGCTCCAAGTTTAACCATTGTGGATAAAGCATCGTGGTTTAAGGGTGTTTTAGTTCagtaacaataaaattaacacaatgcTAGTTTCTAATAACGTAAAATCAATTacaatttattgattttttcagaataattgttaattcttgtttgtttttatcacttttgaaatgtaacaacaaaaaaaatgcaataaaaatttcaattttgatcACAATTTGGACAGTTTTCTTTACTTGTGTCGCAATCTCGACTTTTTGGCCACATCCATCTCATTTTTTCCCCACTTAGCTTGAAAGCGAAAACGAAGGACAATGTATTCATAGACTAGAAATGGAATCGTCACACGTTGATGTATTTCGCAGCAAACAGAGTAGAAGCTGAATTTTGACACCTTTTCAATAACCGACTCAAAACAATCCCTGATATAGCTGTCATTTCCATCGAAATGTTTAATCAGCAAATTCTCCAcacaagaaattaaaaaaaaaaattctgggTAACTTTTTTTAGCCCACCCTTATCTCTGAGAATTACGAGGTTTTCTGGATATTCAGAATCATTTGGGATATCTTCTTTTGTGATTAACGTCTCCATACattttttgcaattttcaaTCCTTTTTTGTCGCGCATGTATCAAATACCCAGAAAGATCATATACTACATGATCAATCTAGGTGTTGTACGCTCCAATTTTGTGTACCTCACCATTGATTATTGACAGTCCTTTtgcctttgatttttttccccagaaAATGAATTGCCTTTCTTCTTTGGGTGGTTTAAATACCTTAGCATCATTTTCTTTGGCTGATTTGTATCCCGTAGAACATCCAACCACAAAGCATTTAACCATTTCGCAAcaaaatttatcaaaaacaCATTAATACCCTAAGTTAAAGAATGAAATGATCAAATGAAACAATGAAATGGAATCTACTATTGACAAGATGGCAGAAGCTTTACTTCTGATAATTCGCGCCAAATCTGAGGGCCACTCACACTAGAGAACCTAGCGGCAGAAGTGAGAACAAGTACCGAAAGTTGGCACAGTTTTAAGCGGGGAAGCCCTACTGCGTTTGCCCACCTCTCCTGGTACATCGTGGTTCTAGACTTCAGGCTtgaactattacatccagtgggctatggTATTACATATGTAACAGAGAGTTAAGCTGAGGAATTGAGCAAGGGTaaatgtgaattgcctctcaGTCTGGCATTGCTTCATTATGTTATAATATGTCATTTATAAACTGTATGTAATTGTTATTTCGACCGCTTGAATGCGCGGGCATGCACTCAGCGCCGAAAATATTCCGATTAAGCCACGCCCCCCATTGTATCCCTATAAATTGCGCCCTCACTCATTTTTCGCGCCAGTTGCCGCTGAAGAGTCGTAAGAGTAAGAGCTACGGTCGGTAGGCTCTCGGGATTTTTGCGACCAAGTgtcaaataaatgaatttgtATTGCCGCACACAAATACGCAAtcgaaaataaatacaaaaattacTTTTCGAATATCGCCAGTGCTGCGAGCATAACGAGGTAGATGCCAACTAAGAAGCCAGTAGGGTCTATATCCACATTCATTGTTGAAATAAGTAAGGCCCACAACTATAGTATTAtaagtaggggagaccggggcttcTTTGAATTTGGGGTTGAATGGATTTTGAATGTTTTGAAAAAACcagttgttaaaaaaaattttttatttgtacagCCTTGTTTCAAATTCCAAATAACTTGAGGGGATGAATTTTCGTAAGTTAAAACGCTTTTATTGTTAAGTTAgaactaaatttaaaaacaggtatctaaaattgttaaatttttttaaattatttttaagatAGTTTTTCTGTATaattaagagaaaaaattaaaaatagtaACACTTGTAGAAAATGTTATTCTACATTTTTCTATACTAATTTTAATTATACTGAGTGTCCTATTCTTATagaaatttgtaattttttgtcAAAGAAATTTTGGGGTTAATTGGACCAGACACTTGTGGGGTTGATTGGCAGCGTTTTCTGTGTTGAATGGGAGGAGTTGTGGGCGGAGCTAAGTTGACGTTTTGTTTGTGGAAAGCAGAGCAGACATTCAGTGTGGcaaaattttccaaatatttatcattcataaataataatactgtGTTACTATTTGTCTTAAATTTATGTATAataatcttttcatttcttggtgAATGtctacttaaaaagaaaaggcatgAAAGAAGGATTTCAGGTGAACATAGTGTATTACTTGTTTACTAATCTTGATTAGTTCTCTCGAGATCATACTTagatgaaaaaacaactgtagCTGAATAAATACAATAAGACGGTTATGAAAACAAATTCCTTTTGGCTGCACGTTCGTATCTGGTTCTGTTTACTACAGAAAGGGCAGAAGAATTTTTTATCGACAAGTCATCATCACATTTATCTCCCTTCtcataatttttcttt includes:
- the LOC123470304 gene encoding uncharacterized protein LOC123470304, whose amino-acid sequence is MKKNKAFLSNGKLYTITLCGVPDLLKTPEPQELGALALIGLGQKKDISIPDGNGECIYKFLARLFKPLLTYFSIENAYLSVCSPKPGSGGGLKQKLFIFDPLSGPNSEEFKAIEKKIFLVPFNANFDYVPPKPPTVKCNVCEELVDPMVMALHKASCDTGANGSDFYFYEEEE